A genomic window from Sorex araneus isolate mSorAra2 chromosome 2, mSorAra2.pri, whole genome shotgun sequence includes:
- the PARP16 gene encoding protein mono-ADP-ribosyltransferase PARP16 isoform X2, which yields MQPAGLEAVREAAGRDVLAADLLCSLFASALQSYKRDSVLRPFPASYARHNCKDFEALLDDASKLPNLRELLQASGHRDRRAWDLVGWILSSKALAIHSAGRSEFEKIRKLTRATHVAVPVPNFLFEIEYFDPANAKFYETKGERELIYAFHGSRLENFHSIIHNGLHCHLNKTSLFGEGTYLTSDLSLALIYSPHGLGWQRSLLGPILSCVAVCEVIDHPDVKCQMKRKDSQEIDRSRARVKNSEGGDVPPKYFVVTNNQLLRVKYLLVYSQQQPTGACRQLSWVSSHWFAVMISLYLLLLLAMSVINSSAFQHFWRWVKR from the exons ATGCAGCCCGCAGGCCTGGAGGCCGTTCGGGAGGCGGCGGGCCGCGACGTGCTGGCCGCGGACCTTCTGTGCAGCCTCTTCGCGTCGGCGCTGCAGAGCTACAAGCGCGACTCGGTTCTGCGGCCCTTCCCCGCGTCCTACGCCCGCCACAACTGCAAGGACTTCGAGGCCCTG CTCGATGACGCCAGCAAGCTGCCGAACCTGCGAGAACTTCTCCAGGCCTCGGGCCACAGAGACAGACGGGCCTGGGACCTGGTGGGCTGGATCTTATCGTCAAAGGCCCTGGCGATCCACAGTGCAGGAAGGTCGGAG TTTGAGAAGATTCGGAAGCTGACCCGGGCCACCCACGTGGCCGTCCCTGTGCCGAACTTCCTGTTTGAGATCGAGTACTTCGACCCGGCGAATGCCAAGTTCTACGAGACCAAAGGCGAGCGAGAGCTCATCTACGCCTTCCACGGCAGCCGCCTGGAGAACTTCCACTCCATCATCCACAACGGCTTGCACTGCCACCTCAACAAG ACGTCCCTGTTTGGGGAAGGCACCTACCTCACCAGTGACCTGAGCCTGGCCCTCATTTACAGCCCCCACGGCCTCGGGTGGCAGCGCAGCCTCCTGGGCCCCATCCTCAGCTGCGTGGCCGTGTGCGAGGTCATCGACCACCCGGACGTCAAGTGCCAGATGAAGAGGAAGG ATTCCCAGGAGATAGACCGCAGTCGAGCGCGAGTCAAGAACAGCGAGGGGGGCGACGTCCCTCCCAAGTACTTCGTGGTCACCAACAACCAGCTCCTGCGGGTGAAGTACCTGCTGGTCTACTCACAGCAGCAGCCCACGGG GGCGTGCCGCCAGCTCTCCTGGGTCTCCAGCCACTGGTTTGCCGTCATGATCTCCCTgtacctgctgctgctgctggccatGAGTGTCATCAACTCCTCAGCCTTCCAGCACTTCTGGAGATGGGTGAAGAGATAA
- the PARP16 gene encoding protein mono-ADP-ribosyltransferase PARP16 isoform X1: MQPAGLEAVREAAGRDVLAADLLCSLFASALQSYKRDSVLRPFPASYARHNCKDFEALLDDASKLPNLRELLQASGHRDRRAWDLVGWILSSKALAIHSAGRSEFEKIRKLTRATHVAVPVPNFLFEIEYFDPANAKFYETKGERELIYAFHGSRLENFHSIIHNGLHCHLNKTSLFGEGTYLTSDLSLALIYSPHGLGWQRSLLGPILSCVAVCEVIDHPDVKCQMKRKDSQEIDRSRARVKNSEGGDVPPKYFVVTNNQLLRVKYLLVYSQQQPTGRACRQLSWVSSHWFAVMISLYLLLLLAMSVINSSAFQHFWRWVKR, from the exons ATGCAGCCCGCAGGCCTGGAGGCCGTTCGGGAGGCGGCGGGCCGCGACGTGCTGGCCGCGGACCTTCTGTGCAGCCTCTTCGCGTCGGCGCTGCAGAGCTACAAGCGCGACTCGGTTCTGCGGCCCTTCCCCGCGTCCTACGCCCGCCACAACTGCAAGGACTTCGAGGCCCTG CTCGATGACGCCAGCAAGCTGCCGAACCTGCGAGAACTTCTCCAGGCCTCGGGCCACAGAGACAGACGGGCCTGGGACCTGGTGGGCTGGATCTTATCGTCAAAGGCCCTGGCGATCCACAGTGCAGGAAGGTCGGAG TTTGAGAAGATTCGGAAGCTGACCCGGGCCACCCACGTGGCCGTCCCTGTGCCGAACTTCCTGTTTGAGATCGAGTACTTCGACCCGGCGAATGCCAAGTTCTACGAGACCAAAGGCGAGCGAGAGCTCATCTACGCCTTCCACGGCAGCCGCCTGGAGAACTTCCACTCCATCATCCACAACGGCTTGCACTGCCACCTCAACAAG ACGTCCCTGTTTGGGGAAGGCACCTACCTCACCAGTGACCTGAGCCTGGCCCTCATTTACAGCCCCCACGGCCTCGGGTGGCAGCGCAGCCTCCTGGGCCCCATCCTCAGCTGCGTGGCCGTGTGCGAGGTCATCGACCACCCGGACGTCAAGTGCCAGATGAAGAGGAAGG ATTCCCAGGAGATAGACCGCAGTCGAGCGCGAGTCAAGAACAGCGAGGGGGGCGACGTCCCTCCCAAGTACTTCGTGGTCACCAACAACCAGCTCCTGCGGGTGAAGTACCTGCTGGTCTACTCACAGCAGCAGCCCACGGG CAGGGCGTGCCGCCAGCTCTCCTGGGTCTCCAGCCACTGGTTTGCCGTCATGATCTCCCTgtacctgctgctgctgctggccatGAGTGTCATCAACTCCTCAGCCTTCCAGCACTTCTGGAGATGGGTGAAGAGATAA